ATGAAGAGATAAAAAATACATTAGAATATATAAGAAATGATAAAGTAAAAAAGTTTGTAGGTATTGGAGGAACAATAACTTCTCTTTCTTCAATGAACCAAGAATTAGAGGTATACTCCATGGAAAAAATACATAATAGTAAGATTAGCTTAAGTGAAATAGAATTAATTCTACAAAATTTAAAAAAGATGACACTAAATGATAAAAAATCCTTAAAAGGCCTACAGCCTAAAAGAGCAGATATTATCACTGCTGGTGTAGAAATACTACATACAATAATGAAAAATCTAGAAATAAAAGAAATAACAGTAAGTGAATACGATAATTTGGAAGGCCTAATGTGTCAAAATATAAAAAATATGTCTTAATATTTTAAAATTATTAAAACTGATTATGACAAAATAAATCCTACCTACTTTGCTACAATCTCTTTATAAGAAGCAAAAGAGGGGGGATTTTTTATGGACAAGAGTTCAATGAGTATATCAAGTAATAATATTAATTCGGAAAAAATCAATATAAATTTATTAAATTATATTGATTCTAATGTAATAATATTCAGTTTGATAGGTTTTTTATTAAGTAGATCTATTTTAATCGGTTCTATAGCGCCTTTAGGTATAGCATTTTTTCTAGGTATAAGTAAGGTAGAAAGATATAGAATACCGATATTCATATCTACGCTAATGGGGGTAATATTATCTGGGAATGCTACTCCTTATATATTAAAATATATTATTTGCTTAACTATATTTATTATTATAAGTAATAAAATAAAAGATATTAATTCATATTTAAAATTATCATTTATTGGAGCATTTATAATTTTTCCTATATCATTAGGACAAGTTATACTGTCTAGTAAATATTTATATGATATATTATTATGCTCAATGGAAGCAATTATTACATTTATTTCTATTTATATATTTTCATTTGGAATAAATCTCATAACGAATATAAATAATAGAATATCTGTAAGGATTGAAGAATCTATAGCTCTAAGTTTTATAGTTATATTTAGTATAATAGGTATTGGTAATATAGAGATATTAGGCGTATCTATACAAACAGTTTTAGCGACGGTATTAATACTAGTTATATGTATAATTGGTGGTGCAACGATGGGATCTAGCACTGGAGCTGTTGTAGGTATAGCCTTCTTAATTAATAATATATCTTCGGCGATTTATATGGGAATATATTCTGTGGCTGGATTAGTTGGCGGGACATTAAATAAGTTAGGAAAATATTTTACGATATTAGGATATGTACTAAGTTGGACAATGGTATATGCTTACACATCAGGAATTGAATCTAATATATATCAAATTAGAGATATGTTAATAGCTAGTTTGATAGTAATTTTATTACCTAATAAAATATTTAATAAATTAGAAAAAGTATTAAAATTAAATATAGAATCAAATGACGTAGTTTATGATTATATAAGAAGAAGCAAAGATATGACTAATAGTAAACTGATTAATATGTACAAAGCTTATGATGAGTTAGCAGATACATTTGATAAAATTAGAGAAAGAGATAAGGTTATAGATACAAGGGATATAGCAAACATCATTGATATGATACACAATGATGAATGTAGAAACTGTAGCATGAGAAGACGATGTTGGGATTTAAACTTTTCTCATACATATATGCTAATGAGTCAGGTTTTAGAAGAGCTTGAAGACAATGGACAAGTTACTATTGAAAGTATTAGTGAGACGTTTAGAAAAGAATGCTTAAAGCCTGAAGAGATTGTAAAGATAGCAAATTATTATTATAAATTATTTTTAGTAGATTATAATTGGAGTTTAAGGTTTTCGGAAAGTAGAAAATTGATAGCCAATCAAATAAAAAGTATATCAAGATCAATAGAATCATTATCGAAGGATTTAGAAGAGAATATCGTTTTAGATTTAGAAAAAGAAAAAAATATTTATGATCAATTACAAAGATATGGAATACCAGTTAATAGAGTTAGTTATATTAGTAAAGGTTTAGATGATTTTGAAATAACTATAGATAAGAATACGTGTAGTGATGGATGTATGTGTGAAAATAAATTAATTAGGGTACTTTCAGATATAGTAGAAGAAAATGTTTCAGCGCAAAAGATAGGGTGTCATTCGTTAGGTGGAAAATGTAAAATAAGCTTTACTAAATCTCAAAAATATAAAGCTATAACAGAAGTTGCAGGTATGTCTAGAGATGGACATATATTATGTGGTGATAATTATACATATATGGATATAAGCGATGGTAAATATATGGTTGCTATAAGTGATGGGATGGGCAAAGGTAAAAAGGCTTATGAAGAATCTTATATAACTATAGATATCTTAGAAAAAATGATTGATGCAAAAATAGATGATGAAATAGTTATAAATACCATAAATAATATGTTGTTACTGAAATCTTCTGATGAAGAGATGTTTTCAACTTTAGATTTAGGAATAATAGATCTAAAGAAAGGAACTTTAGAAACTATTAAAATGGGAGCATGTTCTACTTATGTAAAGCGAAATGATAAAGATATAGACCTAATATCATCATCATCACTTCCAGTTGGAATACTTTCAGATATAAAATTAGATAGAAAGAAAACTAAGGTTAACTATGGTGATTATATAATAATGGTATCAGATGGGATACTTGATGCAGGTAAAAATAATAACTTAGGAGATAACTGGCTTATATATTTCTTACAAAATATTAAGACAACTAACCCTAAAGAAATTGCAAATCTAATACTAGATAGGGCACTTGAGATACAAGATGGAGTAGTTGAGGATGATATGACAGTATTAGTTACAAAGGTATGTAGTAATTAAATTAATGTTATCAACAATATGTGAATAAATTGTGAATAATATGTGGATAAATAATTATTTATAGGTTAATTAAGCTAAGGGCTTGCAATTACAAAGTTCGACAAAAATACACAAAATATGAAATTTTATATAAAAATATAATTCTAGAAAAAATATAGACTTATCAACAAAAAATATTTAAAAATAGATTAAATATGTTGATAAGTCTATAATTAATGTTGATAATATATAAATAAAATAAATATGATATAAAAATTATAAAAATAAATATATTGAAAAATCTAGATTTTTGTAAATAATATGTCTGTTAATATGTTGATAAGTATGTGGATAAATTAATAAGTATTATTAATTTTATAAAGATAGAAATTGAATATTATTGCCTAAAAAAGC
The Romboutsia ilealis genome window above contains:
- the spoIIE gene encoding stage II sporulation protein E — encoded protein: MDKSSMSISSNNINSEKININLLNYIDSNVIIFSLIGFLLSRSILIGSIAPLGIAFFLGISKVERYRIPIFISTLMGVILSGNATPYILKYIICLTIFIIISNKIKDINSYLKLSFIGAFIIFPISLGQVILSSKYLYDILLCSMEAIITFISIYIFSFGINLITNINNRISVRIEESIALSFIVIFSIIGIGNIEILGVSIQTVLATVLILVICIIGGATMGSSTGAVVGIAFLINNISSAIYMGIYSVAGLVGGTLNKLGKYFTILGYVLSWTMVYAYTSGIESNIYQIRDMLIASLIVILLPNKIFNKLEKVLKLNIESNDVVYDYIRRSKDMTNSKLINMYKAYDELADTFDKIRERDKVIDTRDIANIIDMIHNDECRNCSMRRRCWDLNFSHTYMLMSQVLEELEDNGQVTIESISETFRKECLKPEEIVKIANYYYKLFLVDYNWSLRFSESRKLIANQIKSISRSIESLSKDLEENIVLDLEKEKNIYDQLQRYGIPVNRVSYISKGLDDFEITIDKNTCSDGCMCENKLIRVLSDIVEENVSAQKIGCHSLGGKCKISFTKSQKYKAITEVAGMSRDGHILCGDNYTYMDISDGKYMVAISDGMGKGKKAYEESYITIDILEKMIDAKIDDEIVINTINNMLLLKSSDEEMFSTLDLGIIDLKKGTLETIKMGACSTYVKRNDKDIDLISSSSLPVGILSDIKLDRKKTKVNYGDYIIMVSDGILDAGKNNNLGDNWLIYFLQNIKTTNPKEIANLILDRALEIQDGVVEDDMTVLVTKVCSN